ATTGTCATCTTGTTGTTCTGGGAACAGTTCGCTATCGTGTGTTTCATATATTACAGTATCGCCATGTTCTAGCGTTCGTAAAATTTCCTTAAACCACCCTAAAAAATCCATAAATGTGTCGTAATCTTCTTTggcataaacaaaaacaatatggaTCATATCATGGGGTTCCATTTGCTCCTTATTCGCAGTGTTTCTGATACCCTGGTGTTATGGCATCATACTGATCTTTACTTCCACTTCAGATTCAATGTCATTCAAGGTGGAACAACTGGGCcaacagaaatatttttgaaatagaaataaatccttatgtaactttatttaaaaaaaaataaacaggttaaAGTTCACCAACGGTTTCTTAAACGATTTGACCACGTACGTAAGAACCCAGTTCCTATCCCGTTAATTTTTTAACGAATTTAAAGAATTCACGGGATAGGTATTGGTTCTAAATCGTTCAGAAATATAAACACCACCgtgtaaaaatgttttgataatgCAATCGTTACAACAACAGCCTGTGCGATgttttgacgtcacaatgatacacataaaatacagtttaaaatgtttaatctGAATCTGAAAAGGCTGCCTTTTGGGCTTTGCAATATTTGATTACCCAAGTTCATATCCAggtaaacattttaacattcctgttcatttttttatttgacgtTTTAGTCTATATACGTTCAGAAATACACACACAAACGATCTACACCAAACGATCTACATACATATTTATcaggaaatatattttcatttaggGAAATATATTAGCAACTGGTTTTATATTTAGGGAACTTCGAACCTGGTAAATAATCGTAAACACGTGGTGTAAATATATCCCTGATTAACGTACGGCAAAATAATACTTATACGTACATGTTTAGTTGTAAAGTTTTATCAACTTCATTCCTACCAACTTCATTTCACAACAAGGCAATAAAGTATGGAAATACTTAAAAACTGGAAATCCCATGATTATTTTTAGTCCATCTCCGAGTACACGGTAGCATGTCAGCTTGGCATCTGGTAAACCCGGCACAATAATCAGGCATATTTTCAGTTTTGGAAAAGCAAGTCTAGAGCGGTTTTACAagtctcttttttttaaaaattagattgCGTCTGTGACCTAACTCTGCAGAATTAAGTGGTTTTTGCAAAATCAATAAATACTAAAAGTGCAtgcataaatacatatatataatcattttaacacatcatcattttttttcaaattgcatGCAGCATATTTTGTCGTTTTTCGATAGGCTAAACTTCTAAGTTcattattattgatttaaaaataatcaatacagtaaaatttgtttaccagcgatgtttttaaatgcatgcatatgattttaattcaggccattgcaagttttttctttgttaaacgTCCATCCAAAACTCAAAAACCTGTCtttctatcaggaaaaaaaacataaaccttagaaaaaaaacacacaactttaaaggttcaacaaaataaaatttgttatacattttgaaatattttctttattttgtaacaaaaataacaaatacctactaaatgatttccatttttaatgttttttcatttgatttctGATCCGGAGTTTAAAAATGCGATCCTGAGCCCGACATATGAAAAAGCGATCTAATTTTATGAACAacaattgtggttttttttttgttttttttacatctcaAAACCAATCTGTCCGCGGACgctaaacatagaaaaaaaaccagGAATGGCCTTACTATTATGTGGTAGTGAGTTTAGAGTCAAAGATTGTTTTTATATGAACAATAAATAGtgaaataaacattcaaaacatgaaataaatctCTATATACCACAGTCTTTCACTAATTCACTATTTGAAGCAGCACAGCCCCATGCATGAATAGTATTTGAATTGGTTTTgtagtggagggggggggggctggagGCACATATGAATTATCTATTCATTCAAACACAGGAAATGACGCTCAATATTGAAGGAGAAAACACATTTCAgctttcaaaagtatttttaacAGTCTCTAAAAGgagtaaaaaagaataaaatatcgTACATACGCAAATCAGTTAACCGTCTTAAATCATATGGAAAGAACACCGAGATGGGGGAAGGGGGGGATAGGGGGATTGGAGATCATTGATCGACCTTGGGGGAGGGAGTACCCTTATTCATGATATCCACCTACAAATAATAAGTTTtcaattattgaaataattgttgatttttgaaaacaaaatatgtaaacatcACCACACTACTTCTCGGATTCTTTGTGCTTGACCGATTCCTACATAGGTGATCCAACCGAAATCCAGAAGCTGCGCGAATGATGCAAACAACATTAACAAGTAAATGACCACGACCATGTTGTATGTAACGATTGTACGGAAGCTTTATTtaaacactattttttttttgggggggggggtgatatgAAGGAAGCAACATtgcaataaaaatacataagCCGCGTCAGTGCGTCATCAAATAAAgcattatattgtttataattacatccttcttttaacatgatttgATCGTTAAAAGTAAGTCAAATGAACTCAAGTATTGTCaatgtacatcagtatgttagattaaaaaaaacagcaaaaGGGTCTTTGATGGGAGTTTTATATTATcttgattatttcgtgcagtcagTGATTTCTCTTAGTTTGCTGAATGCTTCGACCGATCGTGAACTGGTTAGAACTGAATTGCAGTTTCAATATATctataaattacaattactgtatacatgtagttgttattttcgcccattagcaatgtacatcagtatgttaGAGTAAAGAAACAGCCAAAGAGTCTTTGATGGGAGTTTATTTTATCaggattatttcgtgcagtcagTGATTTCTCTTAGTTTTCTGAATCCTTCCACCGATCGTGAACTGGTCAGAATTGCAGTTtctatatatctataaattACAACTACTGTATAGgtgttattttcgcccattAGCAATTGCAAACTGTTTCGCCCTGTCCTGAATTCGCCTAGATGCAGTTgtgttaacaaaaatattatttgcaatATAGAATTCGCCCAATCTTAAATTCTCCCTTTGACAACGAGGAAATCTTACATACTGGAAGTAAATTTTTAAGTATTAATTATAACACTCATATATACTAGATATCTTTATGTAATTACTTTTCGTGTGTAAAAAATAGTTCATCTAAAGTGAATGGCACTTCACTTCAGGAACTTTTCTTACTCTTAATCTTCTGTATATAACACACAGTtgattgaccttgacctaactGATAGGAAGTGTCCGTACAACCATAACATACAGAATGGTCGTACATGTACTTAACTGCTTATTGGTACTGCTCTCGCCATTTGCGACAGTTTCTGGACTTCTTTTGGATTCCATACATGTAACAAGGCAGCCAACTAATGCCCCGGGTAAATACATATACTCTAAagttgtttatttatcattgaatttggttttttttaaagaacatgttttatgttttaacaGATGAGCAATATGTTATTATAATTGGATAGTAATTTACTAAAGATTTCTACAAACGTATTATACAATGCACAATATAATGCTCGGTAGAAGGAGCGTTACGAACCGTAtggtttaacaaattttaatccCAGAAACATTGGTTACTGATCACAGGTCATGATATGGTGTCAAGAGAAACGTGATGAATGTCTTGCCAATTTGTTGTATTGCTGTATCAAGTGAAATACCATTCGCTATTATATAGATAAGAAATAAATTGGCAATGTTAGACTTAAACGTTGATGTTCGTTTACCGATTCTTTTCTTGAATCGAATCTAAATCGTAAATGCAtgatacaaataaaatgaacagTTCTACATATAGATACATAGATTTAACTGATTAGCCGATTTTGTACAAAAGTATGAATATTGAAATACCAGCAATAAGCAATACCACCATTTTTAAAAGGGGTATCAAATGACCTGAATTTCTAATTCCAGTATTTCCGGCCCCCAGGGACTGTCAGGATTACCAATGGGAGGGATATAGTCAAAACGGACTGTACACCATCTATCCCCAGAAAGGCGGACGACTGAATGTCTACTGTGACCAGCAAACTGATGGAGGAGGATGGACGgtctgtttttgttgttgttttgtttttttgttttgttttggttttttttgttctttttttaaattatttatttgatttgtaaatGAGCCAGCATGGCCTAATTGGCTGTTCTTCCCTAAAAgtgtttttaaaactgttaccATGTGCATATTAAGGTACTTTACTTTCAGCTGTAAGAACCGTGACGGTTATGACTGAAGGTTTTTGTAAACCATGTGTCTAACGTTCCAGATTTATGTTATGTTTTCTAAACAAATTCCTATACAAACAATCGTAACATATCTATCATTGACTTTAAGTAAAGTTCATGCGTGTTACTGATACATCTGAATCTTTATTTCAATTGCTCTTAGAGATTAAAGGTAAAACTTAAGACAAACTTTATAATGTCGACTTTTGTTAAAGTGGCTAATTTGGATAATCTGAAAATTGatttgatgtaaacattttcaaacttgaatttttccttttttgtaaagAGGTTCATTTAAAGATTATGATTAAAGCAATATAAAACAAGACTGTAAAATCATATCTAAATGAGGAGTTTTAATCatttcataaacaaaaaaaaattgtcgcaTGACAACAAAAGGTAATTTAGCTGAATCAATACCTATGAATTACCTTTAACCACAAAATTACAAATTCTAAAAgcctttttcttttcttttttttaaagcaacgTTTTAATTAACACAGACCAAACATGCAGCCGATATTGCTTTGACAAAAAACTCACCTGATAGTGTTTATTTCATCCATTAGGTAAAGATAAAGTCGTTGCAATTGTATACCATACCATATATGCATATAATGCATTATATTCATGAGTAGTATCTAGATACTTCAGTATTAGTTTTTCAAAGACAGTACGTGTTTAAGGAGCATCATCAAACTCTAAACAGGTTATACAGAGGAGAGAGGATGGATCTGAAGATTTTTTCAGAAACTTGACAGACTACAAGTATGGCTTTGGAAACATATCAAGAGAGTTCTGGCTAggtaaattcctctttaatatttatatagatGACGCAAAATATAAGGAGTCTGAAGATTTAAGACATAATAAAATTGGTTTGTCTTTCTCAGGAAACCATCGTATCAATGAAATTGTCAGTCAGGGATTTTACGAACTTCGGATTGACATGTCCGATTTCGCCGGAGAGAGTCGATATGCAGTTTACCGACGATTTTCTGTCGGGGATGAGAGTCAGGGCTTTAAGCTTTTAATCGAGGACTACATTGGAAATGCAGGTTGTATGTCTCTGGCTGAAAATTACATACAAATCTTTTCTTGGATTCCATTGTTGTACTATACGGAAATAATATGTTTTGTAAGCTTATGATATTCGTGACAAAATAGTTCTATTCTTTAAGGAGATTGCATGTCGTTTCATAATGGCTCCCAGTTCTACACCAAGGACCATGATTACAATACGTGTGCTGCCCGGTTCAAGGGCGGCTGGTGGTACACAAACTGTCATCAGGCCAATCTCAACGGAGTCTACCTGAAAGGCAGCCACTCGTCCTTTGCCGACGGCATCGAGTGGAAAACCTGGCATGGATTCAATTACTCTCTTAAATACACCGAAATGAAAATCAGACGATTGTAAAGATCTGGGCCTATGCCTActtttacaataaaatcaaaataaaatcaggGTGTCTGTTTATGAGTGCTAGTTTCAGCATCgaacattttaaatgatttacatTGCCCTTTGAAGATTCGCTTTAAAAACTGTCATCGTTGTGCACTGTTTAAGATAGTCAAATCAATGTTTTTATCTGTTAGTAAAGATATGATCTAGTCTACTTTTCTATTCCATGAAATCAATATGTAGTTCATATATTAAATGGAATGCTTGAACCTTATTGGATGTCGTTTTATTGTATCAGTAATTAACATATAGGAACCCTCGAGATTAGTGCTGTCCATTAAACACAAGAGTCAAGCTTTTATAGCTTTACAGGATTATTATGTAGATGTCACGTTTGTTGAATTGGACGAGTTCGGTGGGTTTGTTGGAAAAGGATCAGAATTATCCAATAAAAGACAAGAATTAAACTCTGGTGTCAGCATATTCCAATCCCCGTTAGAACTGTCCTGATTGGTCGAGCATTCTGCGTATTTGTCGTAACAATCGAAATTATCTCTGTTTAGTTGACAGGCCACTGGTTCGGCGTCCTTCTTACACCTCTCATCATCTATACAGTCATCATAGCAGATCTGTTATAATACAATAGCATACACTTAATGACATATACAGAAATTCCCAATGCAATACTATTATGACACTCCTCAGCTCGTGTATCGGTAAAAAGGTACGCGAGCGCAAGAAAAACTctcttattttaaaatcaaagtttttgTATAAATCTCAcacatgtttttatatatagttACAAAACGGTGGGATCAAATGGTTGTcttaattacatacatgtatagtcaaATGATGATAGCATTGATTTATTAATAGGTATGATAAACTGTATGACACAATAGGTTACTATAGATCAAGTTacgattaatataaataaaacttaactATATGATTATATAAACGATATTCATGTATGTATGAAACAAGCTAGCAAAATATGAAGCAAATAAGCAGAATGTTCATTTTTGACAAGGCGcattattattacttattaggttagttactgactcgctacggaaatatattgggttgatcaatctcatagatggcgaggcgaagccgagccgtctatgagattgatcaactcaatatatttccgtagtgagtcagtaactaacctaataagtgttttgttttcccgaggactatcaagagacatatttattcacaaatagcgatgatctacgtaaagccatgtacaagatgcctaacatctcgtccaatttaactcatttaaactcttccaaattttcaatctcacctttcaaatattcGTTAAAAAtccttgcttcacccatgtttacttacaatgttttgttgctattcaattttaaatgtttttctccctttcctctgcagatatttgagcaaatttcgaccctgccattttgttctgctccagacaaaacaatgtgacgtcaatattctaaggacaactactctaattttaaagaatttcaaagggcaactactccaaatactttaagaacttacggctagcggtttatgtattaaatactatgaaatgtcgaaatgagtaagcgaagcgtcgaccaatgacggccatattgcctaatattatttctcacagaacattatagagatatatgaggcaatcacgtgctatgtttaaaccaatgaaaatgtgacatttcagtcgaAAACAAAATGCAATAGAGACAGAAGAATGAACTTGAAAAAAGTCAATAATATAAAAAGGGTATACAAATATAGGGTTCAAGACCACTTTTACTCTTCATGTGTGTTATTGTCAGAGAATGTCTTTACCTCTGTGTTACAGCTATATCCGTGCCCAAGTAGGCGTCCTCTTTGGAAATTGGAAAGATCCGCCCACTCTATAACATCGTCACAACCAGCTATTAACAGAGCTTTGTCTGTTTGATAGGAGGCTACAAGAGAAGATGGGATCATTTgcagtggggttttttttttgggggggggggtgtggttttgaatttttttactcGATTTGACTCTACCCTAGAAGAAACTTGGTctgttatttctatttattttctCCTCG
This genomic window from Crassostrea angulata isolate pt1a10 chromosome 8, ASM2561291v2, whole genome shotgun sequence contains:
- the LOC128159880 gene encoding ryncolin-2-like; the protein is MVVHVLNCLLVLLSPFATVSGLLLDSIHVTRQPTNAPVFPAPRDCQDYQWEGYSQNGLYTIYPQKGGRLNVYCDQQTDGGGWTVIQRREDGSEDFFRNLTDYKYGFGNISREFWLGNHRINEIVSQGFYELRIDMSDFAGESRYAVYRRFSVGDESQGFKLLIEDYIGNAGDCMSFHNGSQFYTKDHDYNTCAARFKGGWWYTNCHQANLNGVYLKGSHSSFADGIEWKTWHGFNYSLKYTEMKIRRL